A genomic stretch from Gorilla gorilla gorilla isolate KB3781 chromosome 20, NHGRI_mGorGor1-v2.1_pri, whole genome shotgun sequence includes:
- the ZBTB7A gene encoding zinc finger and BTB domain-containing protein 7A produces MAGGVDGPIGIPFPDHSSDILSGLNEQRTQGLLCDVVILVEGREFPTHRSVLAACSQYFKKLFTSGAVVDQQNVYEIDFVSAEALTALMDFAYTATLTVSTANVGDILSAARLLEIPAVSHVCADLLDRQILAADAGADAGQLDLVDQIDQRNLLRAKEYLEFFQSNPMNSLPPAAAAAAASFPWSAFGASDDDLDATKEAVAAAVAAVAAGDCNGLDFYGPGPPAERPPTGDGDEGDSNPGLWPERDEDAPTGGLFPPPVAPPAATQNGHYGRGGEEEAASLSEAAPEPGDSPGFLSGAADGEDGDGPDVDGLAASTLLQQMMSSVGRAGAAAGDSDEESRADDKGVMDYYLKYFSGAHDGDVYPAWSQKVEKKIRAKAFQKCPICEKVIQGAGKLPRHIRTHTGEKPYECNICKVRFTRQDKLKVHMRKHTGEKPYLCQQCGAAFAHNYDLKNHMRVHTGLRPYQCDSCCKTFVRSDHLHRHLKKDGCNGVPSRRGRKPRVRGGAPDPSPGATATPGAPAQPSSPDARRNGQEKHFKDEDEDEDVASPDGLGRLNVAGAGGGGDSGGGPGAATDGSFTAGLA; encoded by the exons ATGGCCGGCGGCGTGGACGGCCCCATCGGGATCCCGTTCCCCGACCACAGCAGCGACATCCTGAGTGGGCTGAACGAGCAGCGGACGCAGGGCCTGCTGTGCGACGTGGTGATCCTGGTGGAGGGCCGCGAGTTCCCCACGCACCGCTCGGTGCTGGCCGCCTGCAGCCAGTACTTCAAGAAGCTGTTCACGTCGGGCGCCGTGGTGGACCAGCAGAACGTGTACGAGATCGACTTCGTCAGCGCCGAGGCGCTCACCGCGCTCATGGACTTCGCCTACACGGCCACGCTCACCGTCAGCACAGCCAACGTGGGTGACATCCTCAGCGCCGCCCGCCTGCTGGAGATCCCCGCCGTGAGCCACGTGTGCGCCGACCTCCTGGACCGGCAGATCCTGGCGGCCGACGCGGGCGCCGACGCCGGGCAGCTGGACCTTGTAGATCAAATTGATCAGCGCAACCTCCTCCGCGCCAAGGAGTACCTCGAGTTCTTCCAGAGCAACCCCATGAACAGCCTGCCCcccgcggccgccgccgccgccgccagcttCCCGTGGTCCGCCTTCGGGGCGTCCGATGATGACCTGGATGCCACCAAGGAGGCCGTGGCCGCCGCTGTGGCCGCCGTGGCCGCGGGCGACTGCAACGGCTTAGACTTCTATGGGCCGGGCCCCCCGGCCGAGCGGCCCCCGACGGGGGACGGGGACGAGGGCGACAGCAACCCGGGTCTGTGGCCAGAGCGGGATGAGGACGCCCCCACCGGGGGTCTCTTTCCGCCGCCGGTGGCCCCGCCGGCCGCCACGCAGAACGGCCACTACGGCCGGGGCGGAGAGGAGGAGGCCGCCTCGCTGTCGGAGGCGGCCCCCGAGCCGGGCGACTCTCCGGGCTTCCTGTCGGGAGCGGCCGATGGCGAGGACGGGGACGGGCCCGACGTGGACGGGCTGGCGGCCAGCACGCTGCTGCAGCAGATGATGTCATCGGTGGGCCGGGCGGGGGCCGCGGCGGGGGACAGCGACGAGGAGTCGCGGGCCGACGACAAGGGCGTCATGGACTACTACCTGAAGTACTTCAGCGGCGCCCACGACGGCGACGTCTACCCGGCCTGGTCGCAGAAGGTGGAGAAGAAGATCCGAGCCAAGGCCTTCCAGAAGTGCCCCATCTGCGAGAAGGTCATCCAGGGCGCCGGCAAGCTGCCGCGACACATCCGCACCCACACGGGCGAGAAGCCCTACGAGTGCAACATCTGCAAGGTCCGCTTCACCAG GCAGGACAAGCTGAAGGTGCACATGCGGAAGCACACGGGCGAGAAGCCGTACCTGTGCCAGCAGTGCGGCGCCGCCTTTGCCCACAACTACGACCTGAAGAACCACATGCGCGTGCACACGGGCCTGCGCCCCTACCAGTGCGACAGCTGCTGCAAGACCTTCGTCCGCTCCGACCACCTGCACAGACACCTCAAGAAAGACGGCTGCAACGGCGTCCCCTCGCGCCGCGGCCGCAAGCCCCGCGTCCGGGGCGGGGCGCCCGACCCCAGCCCGGGGGCCACCGCGACCCCCGGCGCCCCCGCCCAGCCCAGCTCCCCCGACGCCCGGCGCAACGGCCAGGAGAAGCACTTTAAGGACGAGGACGAGGACGAGGACGTGGCCAGCCCCGACGGCTTGGGCCGGTTGAATGTAGCGGGCGCCGGTGGAGGAGGTGACAGCGGAGGTGGCCCCGGGGCCGCCACCGACGGTAGCTTCACAGCCGGACTCGCCTAA